In a genomic window of Thermogemmata fonticola:
- a CDS encoding ATP-grasp domain-containing protein → MRRRGWFTMGVVGVSARAAVQSLARAGCSAWAVDLFADVDLQRWAKVQRCLPQAYPHALSQLAAQFPASPFLYTGGLENYPEVIANLMAIHELWGNCPETVRAVRDPWQLAQCFPEVIPPVIARHQACPATGQWLCKPLRSGGGIGIRFARPGECPDNHHYLQQYQTGLPASAICLDDRCLGVTQQLLGQSWLHARSFCWCGNVGPWIDDSEVLSLCQHWCQRFQQNYGLQGIWGFDFIRHRGGISVVEINPRYPASVEVLEHAYAKAVLLGEVSPDISPRWFVAKAIYYAPHDLCFPDGGPWLVDVQAVLDPWRWPTYADIPPPGTFIPKNRPVLTLLARGHTLTSCIAHLQRLAAQLDHLFAEASEAAVSAPGSPPTDQFVTDMTMCQPANQSLGDDTSLREETKEER, encoded by the coding sequence ATGAGGCGCAGAGGCTGGTTCACAATGGGGGTGGTGGGCGTATCCGCTCGTGCCGCCGTGCAATCGCTCGCCAGAGCCGGTTGTTCTGCTTGGGCTGTGGACCTATTTGCTGACGTGGATTTGCAGCGCTGGGCTAAAGTGCAAAGGTGCTTGCCTCAGGCTTATCCCCATGCCCTGTCCCAACTGGCTGCCCAATTTCCCGCCTCGCCCTTCCTTTACACCGGGGGTCTGGAAAATTACCCGGAAGTGATTGCGAATCTGATGGCGATTCATGAGCTGTGGGGGAATTGCCCGGAAACGGTGCGTGCTGTACGCGATCCCTGGCAACTGGCCCAATGCTTTCCGGAAGTGATTCCACCAGTGATTGCGCGACACCAAGCGTGCCCCGCCACGGGACAATGGCTATGCAAACCGCTACGTTCCGGTGGAGGGATAGGCATACGCTTCGCTCGCCCCGGAGAATGCCCCGATAATCATCACTATTTGCAGCAATACCAAACCGGCCTGCCTGCCTCAGCCATCTGCTTGGATGATCGTTGCTTAGGCGTCACCCAGCAACTTCTCGGCCAGTCCTGGTTGCATGCCCGAAGCTTTTGCTGGTGCGGGAATGTAGGCCCCTGGATCGACGATTCGGAGGTGCTTTCTCTTTGCCAGCACTGGTGCCAGAGGTTCCAGCAGAACTACGGCTTGCAAGGGATTTGGGGCTTCGACTTCATTCGCCATCGGGGCGGGATCAGTGTAGTCGAGATTAATCCCCGCTATCCCGCTTCGGTGGAGGTGCTGGAGCATGCGTATGCAAAGGCCGTCCTGCTGGGGGAAGTATCACCCGACATTTCACCCCGCTGGTTCGTGGCCAAGGCCATTTATTACGCTCCCCATGATTTGTGTTTCCCGGACGGTGGTCCTTGGCTTGTCGATGTGCAAGCTGTTTTGGACCCGTGGCGCTGGCCAACTTACGCCGACATTCCCCCGCCCGGCACTTTTATTCCTAAGAATCGGCCTGTACTGACTCTCTTGGCACGAGGTCACACTCTGACCAGTTGCATCGCGCACCTGCAACGACTGGCGGCCCAGCTTGATCACCTTTTTGCCGAGGCGTCGGAGGCTGCTGTTTCTGCGCCAGGGTCTCCCCCAACAGACCAGTTTGTCACAGACATGACAATGTGCCAGCCGGCCAATCAAAGTCTAGGCGACGATACATCCTTGAGGGAAGAAACCAAGGAGGAGCGATAA
- a CDS encoding ATP-grasp domain-containing protein, whose protein sequence is MRVAILSGGRGWHVQDLLRAAEGLRLQADVLDFRHLSAGTGQGWNPGGGPLAGYQAALVRTIPAGSLEQIIFRMDCLHAAVLRGLTIVNAPKAVEVCVDKYLTSVRLSQAGLPTPLTFVAQRTEEAMQGFDVLGGDVVVKPLFGAEGRGLQRISDPELAWRTFRVLETSGQVIYLQQYLPHQGYDVRAFVLGNKVLAAMQRHARAGDWRTNVAQGGIAVARPVCGTIADLARRAAQAVDCLIAGVDLLQDRQDRWWVLEVNAVPGWKALAATCQIDVAQEIWRYVTRLARSVREV, encoded by the coding sequence ATGCGTGTCGCCATATTATCCGGAGGTCGCGGCTGGCATGTCCAAGATTTGCTTCGCGCGGCAGAAGGGTTACGCTTGCAAGCCGATGTGCTGGACTTTCGCCATCTGAGTGCGGGAACGGGCCAGGGTTGGAATCCAGGGGGTGGACCGCTGGCGGGGTATCAGGCTGCTTTGGTCCGCACGATACCCGCCGGATCGCTGGAACAAATCATTTTTCGCATGGATTGTCTCCATGCGGCAGTCCTCCGAGGTCTCACCATTGTGAATGCGCCGAAAGCGGTGGAAGTCTGCGTGGACAAGTATCTGACCTCGGTCCGGTTGAGTCAGGCCGGTTTACCGACACCGCTGACTTTCGTTGCCCAGAGAACCGAGGAAGCCATGCAAGGCTTCGATGTCCTCGGAGGTGATGTCGTCGTCAAACCATTGTTTGGAGCTGAGGGTCGCGGCTTGCAACGAATCTCTGATCCCGAACTCGCTTGGCGGACCTTCCGCGTCCTGGAAACCAGCGGACAAGTGATCTATTTGCAACAGTACCTCCCTCATCAGGGGTATGATGTCCGCGCCTTTGTGCTGGGGAACAAGGTATTGGCCGCCATGCAGCGGCATGCCCGTGCAGGCGACTGGCGGACCAACGTCGCCCAAGGAGGGATAGCCGTGGCTCGCCCGGTGTGTGGTACGATCGCCGATTTGGCCCGCCGGGCAGCTCAGGCCGTAGATTGCCTCATCGCTGGCGTCGATCTACTCCAGGACCGCCAGGATCGCTGGTGGGTGCTCGAAGTCAATGCTGTCCCAGGGTGGAAAGCCCTGGCTGCGACATGCCAAATCGATGTTGCCCAGGAAATCTGGCGCTATGTTACCCGATTGGCTCGAAGTGTGAGAGAGGTGTAG
- the mch gene encoding methenyltetrahydromethanopterin cyclohydrolase, whose translation MTLNEMAQRVAEELVRDPGRYRVAVTRVAGAHVIDCGGAVDGSLAAGILMARTCLADLGQVSLVPYPLGNVGGLAVQVVTDEPVRACLASQYAGWRLQVGEYFAMASGPMRALAAREELFQHIPGQERAPVAVGVLETHQHPTPEVIAAIVAKLPEDTEHLTLLVAPTTSLAGTLQVVARSVETALHKLHELHFDVRQVVSGWGLAPLPPVARNTIEAIGRTNDAILYGAEVILWVHCDDDLLTSIGPQVPACASRDYGSPFAELFRRYNGDFYQIDPLLFAPAVVEFRNLRTGRCHRYGQLSPDLLIRSFGRS comes from the coding sequence ATGACCCTGAACGAGATGGCTCAGCGCGTGGCGGAAGAACTGGTGCGGGATCCTGGACGTTATCGCGTGGCGGTTACGCGTGTGGCTGGTGCTCATGTCATTGATTGTGGCGGGGCGGTGGATGGGAGCTTGGCCGCTGGCATTCTGATGGCTCGGACGTGTCTGGCCGATTTGGGGCAAGTCAGCCTGGTCCCTTATCCCCTCGGCAATGTCGGGGGGCTAGCGGTGCAAGTGGTGACGGACGAACCGGTGCGAGCCTGTCTGGCCTCCCAGTACGCCGGATGGCGCCTTCAGGTCGGCGAGTATTTTGCGATGGCATCCGGCCCCATGCGGGCCTTGGCGGCGCGTGAGGAGCTGTTCCAGCACATTCCCGGCCAGGAGCGAGCACCGGTCGCTGTCGGAGTGCTCGAAACCCACCAGCATCCCACTCCCGAAGTGATTGCTGCCATCGTGGCCAAACTGCCCGAGGATACGGAACATCTGACCTTGCTAGTGGCTCCAACGACAAGTCTCGCCGGCACGTTGCAGGTCGTGGCACGCTCGGTCGAAACGGCCTTGCACAAACTGCATGAGCTGCATTTCGATGTGCGGCAAGTGGTCAGTGGGTGGGGTTTGGCTCCCTTGCCTCCTGTGGCCCGCAATACCATCGAAGCGATCGGACGCACGAACGACGCCATCCTGTACGGAGCGGAAGTGATCCTCTGGGTCCACTGCGATGACGACCTGCTCACCAGCATCGGCCCCCAGGTTCCCGCCTGTGCCTCGCGAGATTATGGCTCACCGTTTGCCGAGTTGTTCCGCCGATACAATGGAGACTTCTATCAGATCGATCCCCTGCTCTTTGCACCCGCAGTCGTGGAATTCCGAAATTTACGGACAGGCCGTTGCCACCGATATGGCCAGCTCTCTCCCGACTTGCTGATCCGATCGTTCGGACGGAGCTAA